The Triticum aestivum cultivar Chinese Spring chromosome 3A, IWGSC CS RefSeq v2.1, whole genome shotgun sequence genome includes a region encoding these proteins:
- the LOC123061745 gene encoding polyamine oxidase 1, protein MRARLARMIEKKPRIAIVGAGIAGLSAAQQLCGAGRDKFEVVVVEAGCRTGGRVFTSEFAGHRLEMGATWVQGIVGSPVYALAREAGALRQEAADLPYERMDGFPDSVLTVAEGGDLVDADTVAKPIEELYRGMMEAARAGEAVGGGGVEEYLRRGLRAYQAARPGGSKEQEEIEEALIGMHINRERTDTSANDLGDLDLVAEGEYSDFPGDHVTIPGGYTRVVEHLVAALPPGTVRLGLRLRRLDWGETAVRLHFADEATTTLTADHVILTVSLGVLKASIGKDVSATADPPLPQFKRDAVARLGFGIVDKLFIDLEAVETPEPDGGDEQLARAASPAFPFLHMAFVGDVAKIPWWMRGTESVCPVHAASTVALAWFAGREAAHLESLPDDEVIRAVHSTLESFLPAPPRRCGGAGAGPTPRWRVKRIKRSGWATDPLFLGSYSYVAVGSSGEDLDWMAEPLPRGQEAGRTPLRVLFAGEATHRTHYSTTHAAYLSGVREADQLLQHYR, encoded by the coding sequence ATGCGCGCGCGGCTGGCGAGGATGATTGAGAAGAAGCCGAGGATTGCCATAGTGGGCGCGGGCATAGCCGGACTCTCGGCGGCGCAGCAGCTATGCGGCGCGGGCCGGGACAAGttcgaggtggtggtggtggaggctgGTTGCCGCACTGGCGGCCGGGTATTCACGTCCGAGTTCGCCGGCCATCGTCTCGAGATGGGCGCTACGTGGGTGCAGGGCATCGTCGGGAGCCCCGTGTACGCGCTGGCCCGTGAAGCAGGCGCGCTCCGGCAGGAGGCCGCGGACCTCCCTTACGAGCGCATGGACGGGTTCCCTGACAGCGTCCTGACTGTCGCCGAGGGCGGCGACCTCGTCGACGCGGACACGGTGGCCAAGCCGATCGAGGAGCTGTACAGGGGCATGATGGAGGCCGCGCGTGCCGGTGAGGCTGTCGGCGGAGGGGGTGTGGAGGAGTACCTGCGCCGGGGGCTGCGAGCGTACCAGGCGGCACGCCCGGGCGGGAGCAAGGAGCAGGAGGAGATCGAGGAGGCGCTGATCGGCATGCACATCAACCGGGAGCGCACGGACACCTCCGCCAACGACCTCGGCGACCTTGACCTCGTGGCCGAGGGCGAGTACAGCGACTTCCCCGGCGACCACGTCACGATCCCCGGTGGGTACACCCGCGTCGTGGAGCACCTCGTCGCCGCGCTCCCGCCCGGCACCGTCCGCCTCGGCCTCCGCCTCCGTCGTCTCGACTGGGGCGaaaccgccgtgcgcctccacttCGCCGATGAGGCGACGACGACGCTCACCGCCGATCACGTCATCCTCACGGTCTCGCTCGGCGTCCTAAAAGCGAGCATCGGCAAAGACGTGTCCGCTACGGCTGACCCGCCGCTCCCACAGTTCAAGCGTGACGCCGTCGCGCGGCTGGGATTCGGTATCGTGGACAAGCTGTTCATCGACCTGGAGGCCGTGGAGACGCCGGAgccggacggcggcgacgagcagcTAGCCAGGGCGGCCTCGCCGGCTTTCCCGTTCCTGCACATGGCCTTCGTCGGAGACGTGGCGAAGATCCCGTGGTGGATGCGCGGCACCGAGTCAGTCTGCCCCGTCCACGCGGCCTCCACCGTGGCGCTCGCATGGTTCGCCGGGCGGGAGGCCGCGCACCTCGAGTCGCTCCCCGACGACGAGGTCATCCGCGCGGTCCACTCCACGTTGGAATCGTTCCTCCCGGCCCCACCTCGCCGCTGCGGCGGGGCCGGCGCGGGGCCGACCCCACGGTGGAGGGTGAAGAGAATCAAGAGGAGCGGGTGGGCGACGGACCCGCTGTTCCTCGGGTCCTACAGCTACGTCGCCGTCGGGTCAAGCGGCGAGGATCTCGATTGGATGGCAGAGCCGCTCCCACGCGGACAGGAGGCCGGTCGGACGCCGCTACGCGTGCTGTTCGCGGGCGAGGCGACGCACCGGACGCACTACTCGACGACGCACGCGGCCTACCTGAGCGGCGTACGGGAGGCCGACCAGCTGCTGCAGCACTACCGCTGA